TGGCCATGTCGATCCCCAGGCGCTTGGCCTGGTCGCGGTCGACCACCAGGGTCACCTGCTGGGTGCCGGCGCCGTCATGGGCGTCGATGGCGGTCAGCTCGGGCAGCTTGCGCAGTTCGGCGGCGACTTTCGGGAACCACTCGCGCAGTGCCGCCAGGTCGCCACTCTGCAGGGTGTAGAAGTACTGCGAGGTGCTCTGGTCGCGGCCGCCGCCGCCCAGTTGCAGGTCCTGGTCGGCCATCAGGTACAGGCGCCCGCCCGGCACCTTGGGCATCTCCTTGCGCAGGCGCTCGATGACTTTCTGCGCGCTCTCCTTGCGCTCGGCGATGGGCGTCAGGCGCACCAGCATGAAGGCATTGTTGGTGCCGCTGTTGCCGCCGATGAAGCCGGCCACGCTCTGCACCGCCGGGTCCTTGAGCAGCGCCCGGCGGTAGATCTCCATCTTCGGCTGCATCACGCTGAACGACAGGCCGTCGTCGCCACGGATGAAACCTTGCAACTGGCCGGTGTCCTGCTGCGGCATCAGGGTCTTGGGCACCACCACGTACAGGGCGATGTTCAGGCCGATGGTCGCCAGCAGGCTGAACAGGGTCAGGCGCTTGTGCCGCAGGGCCCAGCCCAGGCTGCGGTCATAGCCGGCGACCATGCGCCGGTGAATGCCGTCGCTCCAGCGCTGCAGGCGCGTCTGCTGTTGCGGGCCGTGGACCTTCAACCAGCGCGAGCAGAGCATCGGCGTCAGGGTCAGCGACACCACCAGCGAGACGATGATCGCCGCCGCCAGGGTGATCGAGAACTCCTTGAACAGGCCACGGACGATACCACCCATGAACAGGATCGAGACGAACACCGCCACCAGCGAGACGTTCATCGACAACAGGGTGAAACCTACCTCCCTGGCGCCCTTGTAGGCCGCCTGCAGCGGGCCCTCGCCGTTCTCGATATGCCGGGAGATGTTCTCCAGCACGACGATGGCATCGTCCACCACCAGCCCGGTGGCGAGGATCAGCGCCATCAGCGACAGGTTGTTCAACGAGAACCCGCACAGGTACATGACCGCGAAGGTCCCCACCAGCGACACCGGCACCGCCAGGCTGGGGATCAGCGAGGCGCGGAAGTTGCCGAGGAACAGGTACACCACCAGGATCACCAGCACCACGGCGATCAGCAGTGTGTGCTCGGCTTCCTTGAGGGTGGCCTTGATCACCGGCGAACGGTCCATGGCCACGTTGAGCTTGACGCTGGCCGGCAGCAGCGATTGCAGGGCCGGCAGCTCGGCCTTGATCTGCTCGACGGTCTGGATGATGTTGGCCCCGGACTGGCGGTTGACCACCAGCAGCACCGCGCTTTCATCGTTGAAGAAGCCACTGTTGTAGCGGTTTTCCACGCCGTCGCTGACCCGGGCCACGTCGGATAGGCGCAGGATCGCGCCGTTCTGCTGGCGGATCACCACCGGCTTGTAGTCCTCGGCCTTCTCCAACTGGTCGTTGGCGCGCACCTGCCAATTGCGCTCGGCATCCTCGACGAAGCCCATTGGCCGGCGCTGGTTGGCGTTGGCCACCGCGCTGCGCACATCGTCCAGGGCCAGGCCGTACTGGTTGAGCAACTGCGGCTCCAGCTCGATGCGCACGGCGGGCAGCGAGCTGCCGCCGATCTGCACCTCCCCTACCCCGGTGACCTGGGACAGGCTCTGCGACAGGATGGTGTCGGCCAGGTCGTACAACTGGCCCTTGGACAGCACCTCGGAGGTCAGCGACAGCACCATGATCGGTGCCTGGGACGGGTTGATCTTCTTGTAGGTGGGCATGCTGCGCATGCCGCTGGGCAACAGGTTGCGGGTGGCGTTGATCGCCGCCTGCACCTCGCGAGCGGCGCCGTCGATGTCGCGGCCCAGGTCGAAGCCGATGATCACCCGGGTGGAGCCCTGGCTGGAGCTGCTGGTCAGGGTGCTGACCCCGGCGATGCTGCCGAGCTTGCGCTCCAGCGGCGTGGCCACGGTGGAGGCCATGACCTCGGGGCTGGCACCGGGCAGGCTGGCCTGCACCACGATCACCGGAAAATCCATCTGCGGCAGGGGCGACACCGGCAACAGGCCGAAGCTCACCCCGCCCAGCAACATGATCGCCAGGCTCAGCAGCATGGTCGCTACCGGCCGGCGGATGAAAGGCCCGGACAAATTCATGCTTCGGCCTGCTGCTCGGTCACCGGGCGCCAGCGCCGCGCCAGACGATCGAAGTACAGGTAGATCACCGGTGTGGTGAACAGCGTCAGCACCTGGCTCACCAGCAGGCCGCCGACCATCACCAGGCCCAGCGGCTGACGCAGCTCGGCCCCCGAGCCGCTGGCGAGCATCAGCGGCACCGCGCCGAACAGCGCGGCC
The window above is part of the Pseudomonas muyukensis genome. Proteins encoded here:
- a CDS encoding multidrug efflux RND transporter permease subunit, which codes for MNLSGPFIRRPVATMLLSLAIMLLGGVSFGLLPVSPLPQMDFPVIVVQASLPGASPEVMASTVATPLERKLGSIAGVSTLTSSSSQGSTRVIIGFDLGRDIDGAAREVQAAINATRNLLPSGMRSMPTYKKINPSQAPIMVLSLTSEVLSKGQLYDLADTILSQSLSQVTGVGEVQIGGSSLPAVRIELEPQLLNQYGLALDDVRSAVANANQRRPMGFVEDAERNWQVRANDQLEKAEDYKPVVIRQQNGAILRLSDVARVSDGVENRYNSGFFNDESAVLLVVNRQSGANIIQTVEQIKAELPALQSLLPASVKLNVAMDRSPVIKATLKEAEHTLLIAVVLVILVVYLFLGNFRASLIPSLAVPVSLVGTFAVMYLCGFSLNNLSLMALILATGLVVDDAIVVLENISRHIENGEGPLQAAYKGAREVGFTLLSMNVSLVAVFVSILFMGGIVRGLFKEFSITLAAAIIVSLVVSLTLTPMLCSRWLKVHGPQQQTRLQRWSDGIHRRMVAGYDRSLGWALRHKRLTLFSLLATIGLNIALYVVVPKTLMPQQDTGQLQGFIRGDDGLSFSVMQPKMEIYRRALLKDPAVQSVAGFIGGNSGTNNAFMLVRLTPIAERKESAQKVIERLRKEMPKVPGGRLYLMADQDLQLGGGGRDQSTSQYFYTLQSGDLAALREWFPKVAAELRKLPELTAIDAHDGAGTQQVTLVVDRDQAKRLGIDMAMVTAVLNNAYSQRQISTIYDSLNQYQVVLEINPKYAWDPSTLEQVQVITADGARVPLSSFARYENSLANDRVSHEDQFASEDIAFDVAEGYSPDQAMAALERAVAKLGLPESVIAKLGGTADAFSKTAEGQPLMILGALLLVYLVLGILYESYIHPLTILSTLPSAGVGALLALYLTGGEFSLISLLGLFLLIGVVKKNAILMIDLALQLERHEGLSPEESIRRACLLRLRPILMTTLAAILGALPLLLSRAEGAEMRQPLGLTIIGGLVFSQLLTLYTTPVVYLYLDRLRHRFNRWRGVRTDAALDTPL